The genome window CCAATCTCGCTTATCAAGCTCTCTTCATTCCCGGCCGTGTGGCCGATGATCGACTGATTGCAGCGACCTATTCGGACAAGTGGAAGAAACTCTATCTGTCGAAAAACTATCTTCGGACAGATCCCATCGAGATCGCGGCACGCAAAACATCTCAACCGTTGGACTGGAACCTTTTAAGATCTGCATCGAAGGAAACTGCTTCCTTCTTCGCAGAAGCCGAGCGCTATGGCGTTGGCAACAATGGTGTCTCCATACCTCTTGTTGATGCTCAGGCCGGGCGGGCGCTGTTCAGCGTCACATCAAATCTTGAAGGGGACGATTGGGCGGCGTTTAAGGCGCGCGCTTTGCCATCGCTCATTCAAATTGGCAAAGCCATTCAGCTTCGGACCGCTGAGATCGAGGTCAAACCCGTAGCTCGGACGTTTTCCGCATTGACCGCCAAGGAAACGGACTATCTGGCGCTTTACGTTGGCGG of Rhizobium sp. BT04 contains these proteins:
- a CDS encoding autoinducer binding domain-containing protein encodes the protein MPADQHILQEALGCVRNLHEIGHLSAIVHQLRTLVGAANLAYQALFIPGRVADDRLIAATYSDKWKKLYLSKNYLRTDPIEIAARKTSQPLDWNLLRSASKETASFFAEAERYGVGNNGVSIPLVDAQAGRALFSVTSNLEGDDWAAFKARALPSLIQIGKAIQLRTAEIEVKPVARTFSALTAKETDYLALYVGGYEIKQIGDMRSVSGTAVRAALNSAAEKLDARGPRHAGYLAIALGIIPTSMIMK